From Anaerohalosphaera lusitana, one genomic window encodes:
- a CDS encoding DUF1080 domain-containing protein, whose translation MRTLKMLFGMMVVLSAIAVGQAANPAVDRITEQMPANSSAMKDSLAVQLVGMTPESVEYLAGKLTPYDKGRPEAEYGISAMTDFIQDQKKDAIREDYAMLLADMIDDVPDKLGKAFLIEQLQLVGDEEVVDTVAGYLNDSFLCDFATRTLLTIGGDSVEAKLLAAFDTAYPENKLHLMQGLGEMQSMAGADKIQPYAASNNWKMRKAALQALANIGKTSSRGVLKNAVNVDDAYKKADNASLYLLFARRQAEQGKYDACARICNEVAGMFGDESHLSFAAADSMATAIGLDNVDKIKNVNLREKTEKQIRASLGADFVKSEHLAQEKDHVIKDLSEEEKQQGFELLFNGEDMTGWVGNKDSYGVKDGILFCRKGTGRNIYTEDTYDDFVMRFDFRLQPGTNNGLGIRSPATGDAAYVGMELQILDNTAEKYSNLKPYQYHGSVYGVIPAKRGYLNPVGEWNRQEVIADGHNIKVVLNGETILDGNIKKASEGGTIDGKDHPGLLNESGHIGFLGHGDFVEFKNIRIKEL comes from the coding sequence ATGAGAACTCTGAAGATGTTATTTGGGATGATGGTTGTGCTCAGCGCGATCGCGGTCGGTCAGGCGGCTAATCCTGCAGTTGACAGGATCACTGAGCAGATGCCTGCGAACAGCTCTGCGATGAAGGACAGCCTGGCTGTGCAGCTTGTTGGTATGACTCCGGAATCGGTTGAGTATCTTGCGGGCAAGCTGACGCCTTACGATAAGGGTCGGCCCGAGGCGGAATACGGCATAAGCGCGATGACCGATTTTATACAGGATCAGAAGAAAGATGCCATTCGCGAAGACTATGCAATGCTGCTGGCTGATATGATCGATGATGTGCCGGACAAGCTGGGCAAGGCGTTTTTGATCGAGCAGCTTCAGCTCGTAGGCGATGAGGAAGTTGTCGATACGGTGGCGGGATATCTCAATGACAGTTTTCTGTGTGATTTTGCGACGAGGACGTTGCTGACTATAGGCGGCGATTCTGTTGAGGCAAAACTGCTGGCTGCTTTTGACACGGCGTATCCGGAGAACAAGCTTCACCTGATGCAGGGACTCGGCGAGATGCAGAGCATGGCGGGGGCGGACAAGATACAGCCTTATGCTGCGAGCAATAACTGGAAGATGCGCAAGGCGGCACTGCAGGCGCTGGCGAATATCGGCAAGACTTCTTCGCGTGGTGTTTTGAAGAATGCGGTCAATGTCGATGATGCGTACAAGAAGGCGGACAATGCTTCGCTGTATTTGCTGTTCGCGCGTCGTCAGGCTGAGCAGGGCAAGTATGACGCTTGTGCGAGAATCTGCAACGAAGTAGCGGGTATGTTCGGTGACGAGAGCCATCTCAGTTTCGCGGCGGCAGACAGTATGGCCACGGCAATCGGACTTGATAATGTCGATAAGATCAAGAACGTCAATCTTCGCGAAAAGACAGAGAAGCAGATCAGAGCGAGTCTCGGAGCGGATTTTGTCAAATCTGAGCACCTGGCACAAGAAAAAGATCATGTAATTAAGGATCTTTCCGAGGAAGAGAAGCAGCAGGGATTCGAACTGCTGTTCAATGGTGAGGATATGACCGGCTGGGTCGGCAATAAGGACAGTTATGGTGTCAAGGACGGTATTCTGTTCTGCCGTAAGGGTACGGGCAGGAATATTTATACCGAGGATACTTATGACGACTTTGTGATGCGGTTCGATTTCAGGCTGCAGCCCGGTACGAACAATGGGCTGGGTATCAGGTCGCCTGCGACAGGTGACGCAGCGTATGTTGGCATGGAACTTCAGATACTGGATAATACCGCTGAGAAGTACAGCAATCTCAAGCCTTACCAATATCACGGCTCAGTCTATGGCGTCATACCGGCCAAACGCGGTTATCTGAACCCGGTCGGCGAGTGGAACCGGCAGGAAGTTATCGCGGACGGGCACAATATCAAGGTGGTCCTTAACGGAGAGACGATCCTCGACGGTAATATCAAGAAAGCCTCAGAGGGCGGCACGATCGACGGCAAAGACCATCCGGGTTTGCTGAACGAGTCCGGCCATATCGGATTCCTCGGCCATGGTGACTTCGTAGAGTTCAAGAATATCCGCATCAAGGAACTGTAA